The Natronoglycomyces albus genome has a segment encoding these proteins:
- a CDS encoding helix-turn-helix domain-containing protein has product MPNYPGPGPSLRTQWVGDRLRELRKRNKMSLKFVGDYLQRDAGTISRYEAGHFPVRRGDLLALLSLFGVSEEKERNELIQLCEESWQKGWWDQHREDLGQNFINVPWIESRAHCVNNYEHMVVHGLLQTRDYAEALVKKRAAPGTTSEQMRRWVDLRLERQRALAGETPLEVASIIEESVLQRPVGGRQTMIDQFEHLIKRAQQPNITVRVVKTESGSHAAHTGSFVFYRMPSPYPDVANVETIGGALYLEGDAIGRVLSIWEDLEEEALSEADSISLIQMYAERI; this is encoded by the coding sequence ATGCCAAATTACCCAGGCCCTGGCCCGAGTCTTCGCACGCAGTGGGTCGGAGACCGGCTACGAGAACTGCGAAAACGCAACAAGATGTCCTTGAAATTCGTTGGGGACTATCTCCAGCGAGACGCTGGCACTATCAGCAGGTACGAGGCTGGGCATTTCCCTGTCAGACGCGGGGACCTGTTGGCCTTGCTGTCTCTCTTCGGCGTGTCGGAAGAGAAGGAACGTAATGAATTGATTCAGCTCTGCGAAGAGTCCTGGCAAAAGGGCTGGTGGGACCAGCACCGTGAAGATCTGGGACAAAACTTCATCAATGTTCCATGGATTGAAAGCCGTGCCCATTGCGTGAACAACTATGAGCATATGGTCGTACACGGCCTGCTTCAAACGCGCGACTACGCCGAAGCACTGGTGAAGAAGCGTGCAGCTCCTGGTACAACCTCTGAACAGATGAGGAGGTGGGTCGACCTCAGACTTGAACGCCAAAGAGCTCTCGCCGGTGAGACACCTCTTGAGGTTGCCAGCATCATCGAAGAGTCCGTACTTCAGCGGCCAGTCGGCGGACGACAGACGATGATAGATCAGTTTGAGCACCTCATCAAGCGGGCCCAGCAACCCAACATTACGGTACGTGTTGTCAAAACTGAGTCTGGTTCTCACGCCGCCCATACAGGAAGCTTCGTGTTTTACCGGATGCCGTCACCGTATCCAGATGTCGCAAACGTCGAAACCATCGGCGGGGCCTTGTACCTCGAAGGTGACGCCATCGGCAGAGTACTGTCAATATGGGAAGATTTGGAAGAGGAAGCACTCTCAGAGGCTGACTCGATATCCCTGATCCAGATGTATGCGGAGAGAATCTGA
- a CDS encoding DUF397 domain-containing protein — MSGTTNRNLSSEQLTGIRWQTSTRSQSQGGQCVEAGPLMDGSGRVAVRHSHHPDGDLIVYTPQEWKAFIEGVKDGEFDF; from the coding sequence ATGAGCGGTACAACCAACCGAAATCTGTCTAGCGAGCAACTGACAGGAATCCGGTGGCAGACCAGCACACGGAGTCAGAGCCAAGGTGGCCAGTGTGTCGAGGCTGGCCCGCTCATGGACGGTTCGGGCCGGGTTGCTGTCCGTCATTCGCACCACCCCGACGGTGACTTGATCGTTTACACCCCCCAAGAGTGGAAGGCGTTCATCGAAGGCGTCAAGGACGGCGAGTTCGACTTCTAG
- a CDS encoding MarP family serine protease, producing MTITSGGLVVDVIIIVLALLFAIHGYRQGFIVSAATFLGFLGGALLGVQIAPLAVDLYVDPLAKLIVALLVVFTLALLGQAVATFVGLKLRKKLPGKNTKRLDQLGGPLVSVATVLLVTWMVAAPLAMSGMPAVASAVRHSFLVGGIDQHMPSEVRGVYDAMRESLNTSDIPDVFGGVHPTQVRDVDPPNGELADDPAAIEAQSSVLKVLGSAPSCERHIEGSSFVYGPELVATNAHVVAGTDAVQVEYGDRRWSAEVVVFDSNRDLAVLHVPGLPANSLPLASSTVSSGDDAIVVGYPGGGGYTASPARVRDAQTVSGPDIYSASDVTREVYQLYANIIGGNSGGPLLNPDGEVVGVIFAAAVDDPNTGYALTLEESRPILDEGLNTTSPVSTGACTQ from the coding sequence GTGACGATCACCAGCGGTGGACTCGTCGTCGATGTCATCATCATCGTCCTCGCGCTGCTGTTCGCCATCCACGGATACCGCCAAGGCTTCATCGTCTCGGCCGCGACTTTCCTGGGTTTCCTTGGAGGGGCGCTCTTGGGGGTGCAAATCGCCCCCCTGGCCGTAGACCTCTATGTCGATCCGCTGGCTAAACTCATCGTCGCGCTCTTGGTCGTCTTCACGCTGGCTCTTCTGGGGCAGGCGGTGGCGACCTTCGTCGGCTTGAAGCTGCGTAAGAAACTGCCGGGCAAGAACACCAAACGCCTCGATCAGCTTGGCGGTCCGCTGGTTTCGGTGGCCACGGTGTTGTTGGTGACGTGGATGGTCGCGGCTCCGCTGGCCATGTCGGGGATGCCCGCGGTCGCCAGCGCGGTGCGTCATTCGTTCCTGGTCGGCGGGATTGACCAGCACATGCCCTCGGAGGTGCGCGGGGTTTACGACGCGATGCGCGAATCGCTCAATACCTCCGATATTCCCGATGTGTTTGGTGGGGTGCATCCGACGCAGGTCAGGGACGTGGACCCGCCAAATGGGGAGTTGGCCGATGACCCGGCCGCGATTGAGGCGCAATCCTCGGTGTTGAAGGTGCTGGGTTCGGCCCCCTCCTGTGAGCGGCACATTGAGGGCTCCAGCTTTGTGTATGGGCCCGAGCTGGTGGCGACGAACGCGCATGTGGTTGCGGGGACGGACGCGGTTCAGGTGGAGTATGGGGACCGCCGCTGGTCCGCCGAGGTGGTCGTGTTCGATTCGAATCGGGACTTGGCGGTGTTGCATGTGCCGGGTTTGCCCGCGAATTCGCTGCCTTTGGCGTCGAGCACGGTGTCGTCGGGGGATGACGCGATCGTGGTCGGCTACCCGGGAGGGGGCGGCTATACGGCTTCTCCGGCGCGAGTTCGAGACGCGCAGACGGTGTCGGGGCCGGACATCTATAGCGCTTCGGACGTCACGCGCGAGGTATACCAGCTGTACGCGAACATCATTGGTGGAAATTCCGGTGGCCCGCTGTTGAACCCGGATGGTGAAGTGGTCGGAGTGATCTTCGCGGCGGCGGTGGATGACCCCAATACCGGTTACGCACTGACGTTGGAGGAGTCGCGTCCGATTCTGGACGAGGGACTCAATACGACCTCGCCGGTGTCTACAGGGGCATGTACTCAATGA
- a CDS encoding F0F1 ATP synthase subunit epsilon: protein MANLLNVELVAVEEKVWSGQATSVYARTTEGELGVLPGHIPMLGELACPGDVRINTEDGQTLTYKVNGGFLSVTTEGVTVLAETAEVYDGATAAA, encoded by the coding sequence GTGGCAAACCTGCTGAACGTCGAGCTTGTGGCCGTGGAAGAGAAAGTCTGGTCCGGCCAGGCGACTTCGGTCTATGCTCGCACCACTGAAGGCGAACTGGGTGTTCTGCCTGGTCACATCCCCATGCTGGGCGAGCTGGCGTGTCCCGGTGACGTGCGGATCAACACCGAAGACGGTCAAACTCTGACGTACAAGGTCAACGGTGGTTTCCTGTCGGTGACCACCGAAGGTGTCACGGTACTGGCCGAGACCGCCGAGGTGTACGACGGCGCGACTGCCGCCGCCTAA
- a CDS encoding DUF2550 domain-containing protein produces the protein MVTALIIAASLAAAVAAFLILVYARRYWLTRSGSVVMALRLSRRSAGRGWAPGYAIYNQGELCWYRMFSLSFGPREKLNRNRLEVSNRRDPIGFEAQIFPAGVQILQCQTQKGTIAELAMTSSAVTGFLSWLEAAPPGAASSYYDR, from the coding sequence ATGGTTACAGCGCTTATTATCGCTGCGTCGCTGGCGGCTGCGGTCGCTGCTTTCCTCATCTTGGTTTACGCGCGGCGTTACTGGCTGACCCGTTCGGGTTCGGTGGTGATGGCACTACGACTGTCGCGGCGTAGCGCTGGCCGCGGTTGGGCTCCGGGCTATGCGATCTACAACCAGGGCGAGCTGTGCTGGTATCGCATGTTTTCCCTGTCTTTTGGGCCGCGCGAAAAACTGAACCGCAACCGACTTGAGGTTTCGAACCGGCGCGACCCCATCGGGTTCGAAGCCCAGATTTTTCCCGCCGGGGTGCAGATTTTGCAGTGTCAGACGCAAAAGGGCACGATTGCCGAACTTGCGATGACATCGTCTGCCGTAACCGGCTTTCTTTCTTGGCTAGAGGCCGCGCCACCTGGCGCGGCCTCTTCTTATTACGACCGTTGA
- a CDS encoding TlpA family protein disulfide reductase, with the protein MRRWSTVLAAACVAVLAASCASEADTGQTTDDVLDTDWAVACAPGEVDAVIDNIGDIELACLADGADVPVGVRDGQPLLIAIWASWCPPCHEEAPHVEAFAQLAQGQVAVLGVDSEDVLSHGRAFAGEYDWTFPSVFDPSGQVRKSLGVTGVPGFAFVDESGSVVHLIGQQGITTSDLIEAANAHLDVDLKE; encoded by the coding sequence ATGAGGCGTTGGTCGACAGTGCTGGCCGCCGCCTGTGTCGCGGTCCTGGCCGCTAGCTGTGCTTCCGAGGCCGACACCGGCCAGACGACGGACGATGTGCTGGATACCGACTGGGCCGTGGCCTGCGCACCGGGCGAGGTTGACGCGGTCATCGACAACATCGGAGATATCGAATTGGCGTGCCTTGCCGATGGGGCCGACGTTCCTGTGGGCGTGCGCGATGGGCAGCCGCTTCTCATCGCGATTTGGGCTTCGTGGTGCCCGCCTTGCCACGAGGAAGCGCCGCATGTGGAGGCTTTCGCTCAGCTCGCCCAGGGCCAGGTGGCGGTGTTGGGCGTGGATTCGGAGGATGTTCTCTCCCACGGCCGGGCGTTCGCCGGTGAGTACGACTGGACTTTCCCCTCGGTTTTCGACCCTTCTGGCCAGGTACGCAAGTCATTGGGGGTGACTGGCGTTCCCGGATTCGCGTTTGTCGATGAGTCGGGGTCTGTAGTTCACTTGATTGGCCAGCAGGGCATTACGACGTCCGACCTGATCGAGGCGGCAAACGCACACCTCGATGTCGACCTGAAGGAGTAA
- a CDS encoding 3-hydroxyacyl-CoA dehydrogenase family protein, translated as MSGRLMVIGSGLMGSGIAQVAATAGWNVTLYDNNEEAFGRARAGIAKSLDRFIKKEKLTAEEAAAIEDRITTSTKLEDAKGSDIVVEAVFEQLDIKQEIFQKLDVICGPETVLATNTSAIPITQIAAATSSPERVVGTHFFSPVPMMKLCELVRGLKTSDETLEKARNFAEAVGKTCVVVKRDVAGFVTTRLITALVMESIRLVENGVISAEDLDTACKLGFGHAMGPLATCDLTGADILKHATENIYNDTADEKYFPPELLARMVEAGDYGRKTGKGFYEYDK; from the coding sequence ATGTCGGGTCGTCTCATGGTCATCGGCTCCGGTCTGATGGGATCGGGGATCGCACAGGTCGCCGCCACCGCCGGGTGGAACGTCACCCTGTATGACAACAACGAGGAAGCCTTTGGTCGCGCTCGCGCCGGTATCGCGAAGTCGCTGGACCGCTTCATCAAGAAGGAAAAGCTGACGGCCGAGGAAGCCGCCGCGATCGAAGACCGCATCACCACCTCCACCAAGCTCGAGGACGCCAAGGGCTCCGACATAGTCGTGGAGGCCGTCTTCGAGCAGCTAGACATCAAGCAGGAGATCTTCCAGAAGTTGGATGTCATCTGTGGCCCCGAGACGGTGCTCGCCACGAACACTTCGGCCATTCCGATCACCCAAATCGCCGCCGCGACCTCTAGCCCGGAGCGGGTGGTCGGAACGCATTTCTTCTCCCCGGTGCCGATGATGAAGCTGTGCGAGCTGGTGCGCGGACTCAAGACTTCCGATGAAACCTTGGAGAAGGCCCGCAACTTCGCTGAGGCGGTTGGCAAGACCTGCGTCGTAGTGAAGCGCGACGTGGCTGGGTTCGTCACGACCAGGCTTATCACCGCGTTGGTCATGGAGTCGATCCGCCTGGTTGAGAACGGTGTTATCTCGGCCGAGGACTTGGACACCGCGTGCAAGCTCGGATTCGGGCACGCGATGGGGCCGCTGGCCACGTGTGACTTGACCGGGGCGGACATCCTCAAGCACGCCACTGAGAACATTTACAACGACACCGCCGACGAGAAGTACTTCCCGCCGGAGCTACTGGCCCGCATGGTCGAGGCCGGAGACTACGGACGCAAGACCGGTAAAGGCTTCTACGAGTACGACAAGTAG
- a CDS encoding Crp/Fnr family transcriptional regulator produces MEDVLARAALFKGVDPEAVESLIKEMEYIDVNKGQTVFTENEPGDSLYIVMSGKVKLGRRSADGRQNLIAVMGPSDMVGELALFDPGPRTATATALTDTRLARLSKTALRPWLANRPEIAEQLLRVIARRLRRTNDSMADLIFTDVPGRVAKALLHMASRFGTRDGGVLRVTHDLTQEELAQLVGASRETVNKALADFAGRGWLRLDGKSVIIMDPERLARRARV; encoded by the coding sequence ATGGAAGATGTATTGGCCAGGGCCGCCCTATTCAAGGGTGTCGACCCTGAAGCCGTCGAGTCTCTCATCAAAGAGATGGAGTACATCGACGTAAATAAGGGCCAGACCGTCTTCACCGAGAACGAGCCCGGCGACAGTCTCTATATCGTCATGTCCGGCAAGGTGAAGCTCGGCCGCCGTTCAGCGGATGGACGCCAGAATTTGATCGCGGTCATGGGGCCGTCGGACATGGTTGGTGAACTGGCCCTGTTTGATCCCGGGCCTCGCACCGCGACCGCCACGGCGCTGACCGACACTCGTTTGGCTCGCCTGTCCAAGACCGCGTTGCGGCCCTGGCTGGCCAACCGGCCCGAAATTGCCGAGCAGCTGCTGCGCGTGATCGCGCGCCGCCTGCGCCGGACCAACGACTCGATGGCTGACCTCATCTTCACTGATGTACCCGGTCGGGTCGCTAAGGCGCTTCTGCACATGGCTAGCCGGTTTGGCACCCGCGATGGCGGCGTGCTGCGCGTGACCCACGACTTGACGCAGGAGGAACTGGCGCAACTTGTCGGTGCCTCACGCGAAACGGTGAACAAGGCCTTGGCTGATTTCGCCGGTCGCGGTTGGCTGCGTCTGGATGGAAAGAGCGTCATCATCATGGACCCCGAGCGGTTGGCTCGCCGGGCCCGCGTCTGA
- a CDS encoding type II toxin-antitoxin system PemK/MazF family toxin, which translates to MAPWQIWWVNFDPHVGHEQRGQRPAIIVGSLLSCDLPNGLITAVPCTSTDRQLPIHPEVMLGRTRSFAMCDQLKSISTNRLISPHRAKLTEDEIEAIRFVLKQLIDI; encoded by the coding sequence GTGGCACCATGGCAGATTTGGTGGGTAAATTTCGATCCTCATGTCGGCCATGAACAACGAGGGCAACGCCCCGCGATCATTGTTGGCAGCCTGCTGTCCTGCGACCTTCCAAACGGGCTGATAACTGCCGTCCCCTGCACCTCCACTGACCGCCAACTGCCCATACACCCAGAAGTCATGCTCGGCAGGACCCGCAGCTTCGCCATGTGTGACCAGCTGAAATCCATCAGCACCAACCGGTTGATCTCTCCACACCGAGCAAAGCTAACCGAGGACGAAATCGAAGCCATCAGATTCGTCCTCAAACAGCTCATTGACATCTGA
- a CDS encoding DUF397 domain-containing protein produces MTFPKTDQDLTAAEIAGIKWQKSTQSTGDNNSNCVEVGQLADGSGRVVVRHSHAPDGDLIVYTPQEWVAFIEGVKDGEFDF; encoded by the coding sequence ATGACTTTCCCGAAGACTGACCAAGATCTGACGGCCGCCGAGATCGCCGGGATCAAGTGGCAGAAGAGCACTCAGAGTACCGGTGACAATAACAGCAATTGTGTTGAGGTCGGCCAGCTGGCGGACGGTTCGGGCCGGGTGGTTGTCCGCCACTCGCACGCCCCCGATGGCGATCTGATCGTCTACACCCCGCAAGAGTGGGTGGCGTTCATCGAAGGCGTCAAGGACGGCGAATTCGACTTCTAG
- a CDS encoding cob(I)yrinic acid a,c-diamide adenosyltransferase: MSVRLTKIYTKTGDDGTTGLADFSRIPKTHPRITAYADADETNAALGVAVALGDLDEKLIEVIQQLQNDLFDVGADLSTPVAEDPKYPPLRITQDYITRLENWIDEYNAELEPLKSFILRGGTPAAALLHQACTIARRAERSTWGLLEVDAENTHELPATYLNRLSDLLFVLSRYANQGGSEILWKPGGGFDRDEKAQ; the protein is encoded by the coding sequence ATGTCGGTACGACTCACCAAGATTTACACCAAGACAGGCGACGACGGCACCACCGGGCTCGCCGACTTCAGCCGCATCCCCAAAACTCACCCGCGCATCACCGCCTACGCGGACGCCGATGAGACCAATGCCGCCCTTGGCGTGGCCGTGGCGCTGGGGGACCTAGACGAGAAACTCATCGAGGTCATCCAACAGCTGCAAAACGACCTCTTCGACGTGGGCGCGGACCTGTCCACCCCTGTCGCCGAAGACCCGAAGTATCCGCCTTTGCGGATCACGCAGGACTACATCACGCGGCTGGAAAACTGGATCGACGAATACAACGCCGAGTTGGAGCCGCTAAAGTCGTTCATCCTCCGGGGCGGAACCCCGGCCGCCGCGCTGTTGCACCAAGCGTGCACCATCGCCCGCCGTGCCGAACGATCCACCTGGGGACTCCTAGAAGTGGACGCCGAGAACACCCACGAGCTGCCAGCGACGTATCTCAACCGTCTATCAGACCTGCTCTTCGTGCTGTCCCGCTACGCCAACCAAGGCGGCTCGGAGATCCTATGGAAACCCGGCGGCGGGTTCGACCGCGACGAGAAGGCCCAGTAG
- a CDS encoding acetoacetate--CoA ligase yields MTTEVLWIPPSDAAETTNIGRYSQWLSKRAGTDLTSYPALWQYSVDQIGPFWGSIWEYFHIGEPVADHRVLTDETMPFPVWFPDQSVNYAKNMLAAPGVADDDVIIKSYSDTREAEEWTLAELRDAVARCRTGLKKLGVDRGDRVAAWMPNIPETLVLLLASASLGAVFSSCAPEFGPRAVLDRIQQIEPKVLVTVDGYRYGRKDISRVDQVAEVKAGLPGLQHVVHLPYLTSEVPDGGSTWDQLLSEAGPLEFAELTFEHPLYVLFSSGTTGLPKAIIHSHGGIILEHAKALGLHHNLGPGDLFFWFTTTGWMMWNYQVSSLLVGSGMVMFDGAPTVTNMWELVEESGTTFFGTSAPYLMACRKAEVTPKDIADLSKLHGIGSTGAPLPADGFDYVYSHITQTAQLQSISGGTDLCTGFVGGAPTVPVWRGEISARCLGARVESYDSVGDPGIGREGELVITKPMPCMPVGLWGDAQGLMYETTYYLDFPGIWRHGDWITITERGSCVISGRSDATLNRGGVRMGTAEFYAVVENIDEVADSLVVHFTEDDADDLVLFVALADGATLTDDLEKSIRANLKNNLSPRHLPDRIEQVNAIPRTLSGKKVEVPVKKILLGTPPEEAVSMDSLANPDALRDFFPDKK; encoded by the coding sequence GTGACTACTGAGGTTCTGTGGATACCGCCATCCGATGCAGCCGAAACCACAAACATTGGCAGATATAGCCAATGGCTCTCGAAGCGAGCTGGTACAGACCTCACCAGCTACCCGGCCCTGTGGCAATACTCTGTCGACCAGATCGGCCCGTTCTGGGGCTCCATTTGGGAGTACTTCCATATTGGTGAGCCAGTCGCCGATCACCGCGTCCTCACCGACGAAACTATGCCCTTCCCCGTGTGGTTTCCCGACCAGTCGGTCAATTACGCCAAGAACATGCTCGCCGCACCTGGTGTCGCCGATGACGACGTCATCATCAAGTCCTACTCCGACACCCGCGAAGCAGAAGAGTGGACGCTTGCCGAGCTGCGCGACGCCGTCGCCCGCTGCCGCACCGGCCTCAAGAAATTGGGCGTCGACCGTGGCGACCGCGTGGCCGCCTGGATGCCCAACATCCCCGAAACTCTCGTTTTGCTGCTAGCCTCGGCGTCGCTGGGAGCTGTGTTCTCCAGTTGTGCGCCCGAGTTCGGGCCGCGGGCGGTGCTCGACCGCATCCAGCAGATCGAACCGAAGGTCCTCGTTACCGTCGACGGATACCGCTACGGACGCAAGGACATCAGCCGCGTCGACCAGGTCGCGGAGGTCAAAGCCGGACTGCCCGGTCTGCAACACGTCGTCCACCTGCCCTACCTGACCTCAGAGGTTCCCGATGGCGGCTCCACCTGGGACCAGTTGCTAAGCGAAGCCGGGCCGCTGGAGTTCGCCGAATTGACGTTCGAGCACCCGCTGTATGTGCTGTTCTCCTCGGGCACCACTGGACTTCCCAAAGCCATCATTCACTCGCACGGTGGCATCATCCTCGAACACGCCAAGGCCTTGGGGCTGCATCACAACCTCGGGCCTGGGGACTTGTTCTTCTGGTTCACCACCACCGGGTGGATGATGTGGAACTATCAAGTCTCCAGCCTGCTGGTCGGCTCCGGGATGGTCATGTTCGATGGAGCGCCCACGGTCACGAACATGTGGGAGCTGGTCGAAGAATCCGGCACCACTTTTTTCGGTACCTCGGCCCCCTACCTCATGGCGTGCCGTAAAGCTGAGGTCACCCCCAAGGACATTGCCGATCTGTCCAAACTGCATGGCATTGGCTCCACCGGTGCCCCGCTGCCGGCTGACGGTTTCGACTACGTGTATTCACACATCACGCAGACCGCGCAATTGCAATCCATCTCCGGCGGAACCGACCTGTGCACTGGCTTCGTTGGCGGTGCGCCCACGGTGCCCGTCTGGCGCGGCGAGATCTCGGCCCGCTGCCTGGGCGCCCGCGTCGAATCCTATGACTCCGTAGGAGACCCCGGCATCGGGCGCGAAGGCGAACTGGTCATCACCAAGCCCATGCCGTGTATGCCGGTCGGGCTGTGGGGCGACGCGCAGGGGCTCATGTACGAGACGACCTACTACCTGGACTTCCCCGGTATCTGGCGGCACGGGGACTGGATCACCATCACCGAGCGCGGCAGCTGCGTCATCAGTGGCCGATCCGATGCCACCCTCAACCGGGGCGGCGTGCGGATGGGCACCGCAGAGTTCTATGCGGTGGTGGAGAACATCGACGAGGTCGCCGATTCGCTGGTCGTTCACTTCACCGAGGACGACGCCGACGACTTGGTGTTGTTCGTGGCGTTGGCTGATGGGGCGACGTTGACCGACGACTTGGAGAAGTCGATTCGGGCGAACCTTAAGAACAACCTGTCTCCGCGCCACTTGCCGGACCGCATTGAGCAGGTGAACGCGATTCCGCGCACGCTCTCGGGCAAGAAGGTCGAGGTTCCGGTGAAGAAGATTCTGCTGGGCACGCCACCCGAGGAAGCGGTGTCGATGGATTCGCTTGCCAACCCGGACGCTTTGCGGGACTTCTTTCCAGACAAGAAGTAA
- the nth gene encoding endonuclease III — MRASRHARIGKEESALAKKRRARKISRILAEAHPDAHCELDYSNPLELAIATILSAQCTDVRVNATTPALFARYKTAADYAEAAAADVEEIVRPTGFYRNKANSIIRLGQQLILKHGGELPDTLEELVKLPGIGRKTANVILGNAFAVPGLTVDTHMMRLANRWGLVDGTDAARKDAVRIEFQLAELIERRDWTMFSHRVIFHGRRVCSARKPACGACPIARLCPSYGAGPTEPDEARKLLKGDRVAELIALAEAQA; from the coding sequence GTGAGGGCAAGCCGCCACGCTCGCATCGGCAAGGAGGAGTCGGCGCTGGCCAAGAAGCGTCGGGCCCGCAAGATTTCTCGGATTCTGGCCGAGGCCCACCCTGACGCGCACTGCGAACTGGATTATTCCAACCCCCTCGAGCTGGCTATTGCGACGATCCTGTCGGCACAGTGCACAGACGTGCGTGTCAACGCCACCACTCCGGCCTTGTTCGCCCGCTATAAGACCGCCGCGGACTATGCCGAGGCTGCCGCGGCCGACGTCGAGGAGATCGTCCGCCCCACCGGTTTCTACCGCAACAAGGCGAATTCGATAATCCGCTTGGGTCAGCAGCTCATACTCAAGCATGGGGGCGAACTTCCCGACACGCTCGAAGAGCTGGTGAAGCTGCCCGGTATCGGCCGCAAAACCGCCAACGTGATCCTCGGTAACGCCTTCGCGGTGCCTGGTCTCACCGTCGACACTCACATGATGCGCCTGGCCAATCGGTGGGGGCTGGTTGACGGCACCGACGCGGCCAGGAAAGACGCCGTCAGGATCGAATTTCAGCTCGCCGAGCTCATCGAGCGACGCGACTGGACCATGTTCAGTCATCGGGTCATCTTTCATGGCCGCCGCGTGTGTTCAGCTCGTAAACCCGCGTGCGGGGCCTGCCCGATCGCACGCCTGTGTCCTTCATACGGTGCGGGCCCGACCGAGCCAGACGAGGCCCGCAAGCTGCTCAAAGGCGATCGTGTCGCCGAGCTCATCGCGTTGGCTGAGGCCCAAGCATGA
- a CDS encoding NUDIX hydrolase, with product MRETLRPNPSDETAPLPGWFNPLLGELDGLAESDVRPGVLPVPPREGEPNNWHSQPARPSAVLILLQEGANGAGPQVLLQRRAAGLRHHAGEIAFPGGMMDSTDSGAAQCALREASEELGVRRESVQVVAQLPKLWIPVSNFAVTPVLGWWHSPHDVRPMGETEVASALHVPLSTLANPAIRVRVKFPSGHFGPGFQTDVGLVWGFTGGVLAWLLELGGWAQEWDTSRLVELPARPRPNPV from the coding sequence ATGCGCGAGACGCTAAGGCCGAACCCGTCCGACGAGACCGCGCCGTTGCCTGGTTGGTTCAACCCGCTGTTGGGTGAACTGGACGGACTGGCCGAGTCAGACGTCCGGCCGGGGGTGCTACCGGTGCCACCACGGGAGGGCGAACCGAACAACTGGCATTCACAACCGGCTCGTCCCTCAGCGGTGTTGATTTTGCTTCAAGAGGGCGCCAATGGGGCCGGACCTCAGGTGCTTTTGCAGCGCCGCGCGGCCGGTCTGCGCCATCATGCTGGGGAGATCGCCTTTCCCGGGGGCATGATGGACTCCACCGACTCTGGTGCCGCTCAGTGCGCGCTGCGCGAAGCCTCCGAGGAACTTGGGGTGCGACGCGAATCGGTACAGGTCGTGGCGCAGCTGCCCAAACTGTGGATTCCGGTGTCAAACTTCGCCGTGACCCCGGTGTTGGGTTGGTGGCATTCCCCTCACGACGTGCGCCCCATGGGAGAGACCGAGGTGGCCTCCGCCCTGCACGTGCCATTGTCGACATTGGCCAACCCGGCGATTCGGGTGAGGGTGAAGTTTCCCTCTGGGCACTTCGGGCCCGGCTTCCAAACTGATGTTGGCCTCGTGTGGGGGTTCACCGGCGGAGTCCTGGCCTGGCTACTGGAGCTGGGAGGGTGGGCTCAGGAATGGGACACTTCGCGGCTGGTGGAGCTGCCAGCGCGGCCGCGCCCAAATCCTGTTTAG